One Candidatus Hadarchaeales archaeon DNA segment encodes these proteins:
- the mcrG gene encoding coenzyme-B sulfoethylthiotransferase subunit gamma → MAKTKYEPQIYPGKDETSERRRKLWDKRRKLAKYREISDDDITRLLGHRPVGALYPSVHPPLEELIEPYDPIKNIVVPTPGARAGDRIRFVQFADSFWHPPIAPYGRLRLYFNRLRGIDVVAYSGRCILEMRERDLEAAMKMLLETEIFNPARTALKGITIHGHSLRLDEDGLMFDARRRYILDKESGEVVYIKDQMGRVLDNPVPVGRPLSEEECRKLDLAYTWDTHPFKSRTEVLEIISRAAKLRVIAGFNPELLTEDM, encoded by the coding sequence ATGGCAAAGACCAAATACGAGCCCCAAATCTATCCCGGAAAGGACGAGACTTCTGAAAGGAGGAGAAAACTCTGGGACAAGAGAAGGAAGTTGGCGAAATACCGCGAGATCTCCGATGACGATATCACGCGCCTGCTGGGTCATAGACCCGTGGGAGCCCTTTATCCGAGTGTGCATCCCCCTCTCGAAGAACTCATCGAGCCATACGATCCCATCAAGAACATCGTGGTCCCCACTCCCGGGGCTAGGGCTGGGGATAGGATAAGATTTGTACAGTTCGCGGACAGTTTCTGGCATCCGCCGATCGCACCCTATGGCAGGCTGAGGCTCTACTTCAACAGGTTGAGGGGAATAGATGTGGTGGCTTACAGTGGGAGGTGCATCTTGGAGATGAGGGAAAGGGACTTGGAGGCGGCGATGAAAATGCTTTTGGAGACCGAAATCTTTAACCCGGCTAGAACGGCCCTGAAGGGGATTACCATTCATGGTCACTCCCTCAGATTGGACGAGGATGGGTTGATGTTCGATGCCAGGAGGAGGTACATCTTGGACAAGGAAAGTGGAGAGGTGGTTTACATCAAGGATCAGATGGGAAGGGTGCTCGATAACCCGGTTCCCGTGGGCAGACCCCTTTCCGAAGAAGAATGTAGGAAGCTCGATCTGGCTTATACTTGGGATACTCATCCCTTCAAGTCCAGAACGGAAGTTTTGGAAATCATTTCAAGGGCAGCCAAACTTAGGGTCATAGCGGGATTCAATCCAGAACTCCTCACAGAGGACATGTAG